A genomic region of Christiangramia sp. OXR-203 contains the following coding sequences:
- a CDS encoding polyprenyl synthetase family protein has translation MLTIAEYREAIVDYLHQKIQVKEPVNLYEPMVYILEQGGKRLRPVLVLMAAEIFDCNHKKALDAALAIEVFHNFSLVHDDIMDDAPIRRGKKTVHEKWDINTGILSGDAMLINAYQLFENYEGDVFKELSKLFTKTAIEVCEGQQYDIDFETRDNVSIEDYLLMIEYKTAVLVGASLQMGAIVAETSAACKSAIYQYGRLLGIAFQLQDDYLDAFGDPATFGKQPGGDIIENKKTFLYLKSLELASPGEARQLEHLYSISPMENTGKIEAVKNLFESSGAAELTRKEIEKYTDMAFKVLDRIDMPEEKKRPLKSFGGMLMDRQV, from the coding sequence ATGCTTACCATTGCGGAATACCGAGAGGCCATCGTCGATTATCTTCATCAAAAGATACAGGTCAAAGAACCGGTAAATCTTTACGAGCCAATGGTTTATATTTTAGAACAGGGAGGTAAACGTTTAAGACCTGTACTCGTTCTAATGGCAGCTGAAATTTTTGACTGCAATCATAAAAAAGCCCTAGATGCCGCCCTGGCTATAGAGGTTTTTCATAATTTTTCTCTTGTTCATGATGATATTATGGACGATGCACCGATTCGAAGAGGTAAGAAAACAGTGCATGAAAAATGGGATATCAACACGGGAATCCTTTCCGGAGATGCGATGCTTATCAATGCATACCAGTTATTCGAAAACTACGAAGGGGATGTGTTTAAGGAGCTATCAAAACTGTTTACCAAAACAGCTATTGAAGTTTGTGAAGGTCAGCAGTACGATATAGATTTTGAAACCCGCGATAACGTGAGTATCGAGGATTATCTCTTGATGATAGAATACAAAACTGCGGTCCTGGTAGGAGCTTCTCTGCAAATGGGAGCTATTGTAGCTGAAACTTCGGCTGCATGCAAGTCGGCGATCTATCAATATGGAAGATTACTTGGTATTGCCTTTCAGCTTCAGGATGATTACCTGGATGCTTTTGGGGATCCGGCTACATTTGGGAAGCAACCTGGTGGTGATATCATCGAAAATAAAAAGACATTTCTCTATTTAAAAAGTCTTGAACTGGCAAGTCCCGGTGAAGCCAGACAACTGGAACACTTATATTCCATTAGTCCTATGGAAAATACAGGAAAGATCGAAGCGGTCAAAAACCTGTTTGAAAGCAGCGGTGCAGCAGAACTTACCAGAAAGGAAATTGAGAAGTATACAGACATGGCTTTCAAGGTTCTGGACAGGATAGATATGCCTGAGGAGAAGAAAAGACCTTTGAAAAGTTTCGGGGGAATGCTTATGGACAGACAGGTATAA